A genomic segment from Modestobacter roseus encodes:
- the alaS gene encoding alanine--tRNA ligase produces MQTAEIRRRFLEHFEQRGHTVVPSASLVSPDPSLLFTVAGMVPFIPYLTGREPAPYPRATSVQKCVRTLDIEEVGKTTRHGTFFQMNGNFSFGDYFKTEAIQYAWELVTGSVADGGLGLDPERIWPTVYLDDDEAFAAWRAYVPEERIQRRGMDDNYWSTGAPGPAGPCSEIHYDRGPEFGPGGGPAVDPTGDRYLEIWNLVFMQYERGPGEGKDFPILGDLPKQNIDTGMGLERVAYLLQGVDNMYEIDEVAPVLRRAADLAGVRYGADHEADVRLRVVADHVRSGLMLIGDGVTPGNEGRGYILRRLLRRAVRSMKLLGVDEATLPELLPVSRDAMSASYPELAGDFARISGVAYAEEEAFRRTLTAGTALFDTAVGQAKQSGTPALSGAQAFSLHDTYGFPIDVTLEMAAEQGVTVDESGFRALMKEQRDRARADARAKRTGSVDVLAYRRLLSEFGPTDWRAYDALRTDSRVLGVVDESDDATSGDAEPVVGAGGITRVVLDRTPFYAESGGQVADAGELTWDGGRAEVIDVQRPVKGLVAHQVRVLEGELRAGTELTAQVDREWRLSACQAHSGTHVLHAALRQVLGPQALQSGSYNRPGYLRLDFAWQGALTPQQRLDIEDVANAAVRADHGVRALYMTLPEAREFGALALFGETYGEQVRVVEIGGEWSRELCGGTHVRGSAQIGTLALTGESSVGSGARRVEAAVGLEGFRYLARERDLVRQLADLLKTPQDGIVDRVSGMLSRLRDADKELADLRAQQTLAAAGDLAGAATDVGGVAVVTGAPAGLSGGDLRSLALDVRGRLGEKPAAVVLASAADGKVALIAAVNPAAQQRGLSANDLLKAAAGPVGGRGGGKPDVAQGGGTDPAGIPAALAAVQQAIGAAGS; encoded by the coding sequence GCTGGTGTCGCCCGACCCCTCGCTGCTGTTCACCGTGGCCGGGATGGTGCCGTTCATCCCGTACCTGACCGGCCGGGAGCCCGCCCCGTACCCGCGGGCCACCAGCGTGCAGAAGTGCGTCCGCACCCTCGACATCGAGGAGGTGGGCAAGACCACCCGGCACGGCACGTTCTTCCAGATGAACGGCAACTTCTCCTTCGGTGACTACTTCAAGACCGAGGCGATCCAGTACGCCTGGGAGCTGGTGACCGGGTCGGTGGCCGACGGCGGGCTGGGGCTCGACCCGGAGCGGATCTGGCCGACCGTCTACCTGGACGACGACGAGGCCTTTGCGGCCTGGCGCGCGTACGTCCCGGAGGAGCGCATCCAGCGGCGCGGGATGGACGACAACTACTGGTCGACGGGAGCGCCCGGCCCGGCCGGTCCCTGCTCGGAGATCCACTACGACCGCGGTCCGGAGTTCGGGCCCGGTGGCGGCCCGGCGGTCGACCCGACCGGCGACCGCTACCTGGAGATCTGGAACCTGGTCTTCATGCAGTACGAGCGGGGCCCGGGGGAGGGCAAGGACTTCCCGATCCTCGGCGACCTGCCCAAGCAGAACATCGACACCGGCATGGGCCTGGAGCGGGTGGCCTACCTGCTGCAGGGCGTCGACAACATGTACGAGATCGACGAGGTCGCCCCGGTGCTGCGCCGGGCCGCCGACCTGGCCGGCGTCCGCTACGGCGCCGACCACGAGGCGGACGTCCGGCTGCGGGTGGTCGCCGACCACGTGCGCAGCGGGCTGATGCTCATCGGCGACGGCGTCACCCCCGGCAACGAGGGGCGCGGGTACATCCTCCGGCGGCTGCTGCGCCGCGCCGTCCGGTCGATGAAGCTGCTCGGCGTCGACGAGGCCACGCTGCCGGAGCTGCTGCCGGTGTCCCGCGACGCGATGAGCGCCAGCTACCCCGAGCTCGCGGGCGACTTCGCCCGGATCTCCGGGGTCGCCTACGCCGAGGAGGAGGCGTTCCGGCGCACCCTCACCGCGGGGACGGCGCTGTTCGACACCGCGGTCGGCCAGGCGAAGCAGTCCGGCACGCCGGCCCTGTCGGGTGCGCAGGCGTTCTCGCTGCACGACACCTACGGCTTCCCGATCGACGTCACCCTGGAGATGGCCGCCGAGCAGGGCGTCACCGTCGACGAGTCCGGGTTCCGCGCCCTGATGAAGGAGCAGCGCGACCGCGCCCGCGCCGATGCCCGGGCCAAGCGCACCGGCTCGGTCGACGTGCTGGCCTACCGCCGGCTGCTCAGCGAGTTCGGCCCGACCGACTGGCGCGCGTACGACGCCCTGCGCACCGACTCCCGCGTGCTGGGCGTCGTCGACGAGTCCGACGACGCCACCAGCGGCGACGCCGAGCCGGTCGTCGGCGCCGGCGGCATCACCCGGGTCGTGCTGGACCGCACCCCCTTCTACGCCGAGTCCGGCGGTCAGGTCGCCGACGCCGGCGAGCTCACCTGGGACGGCGGCCGCGCCGAGGTCATCGACGTGCAGCGCCCGGTCAAGGGCCTGGTCGCCCACCAGGTGCGGGTCCTCGAGGGCGAGCTGCGCGCCGGCACCGAGCTCACCGCCCAGGTCGACCGCGAGTGGCGGCTGTCGGCGTGCCAGGCGCACTCCGGCACGCACGTCCTGCACGCCGCGCTGCGCCAGGTGCTCGGCCCGCAGGCCCTCCAGTCCGGCTCGTACAACCGACCCGGCTACCTGCGGCTGGACTTCGCCTGGCAGGGCGCGCTCACCCCGCAGCAGCGGCTGGACATCGAGGACGTCGCCAACGCCGCCGTCCGCGCCGACCACGGGGTCCGCGCCCTGTACATGACGCTCCCCGAGGCCCGGGAGTTCGGCGCGCTGGCGCTGTTCGGTGAGACCTACGGCGAGCAGGTCCGCGTCGTCGAGATCGGCGGTGAGTGGTCCCGTGAGCTCTGCGGTGGCACCCACGTGCGCGGGAGCGCGCAGATCGGCACCCTGGCCCTGACCGGCGAGAGCTCGGTCGGGTCCGGTGCCCGCCGGGTCGAGGCGGCCGTGGGCCTGGAGGGCTTCCGCTACCTGGCCCGGGAGCGCGACCTGGTGCGCCAGCTCGCCGACCTGCTCAAGACGCCGCAGGACGGCATCGTCGACCGGGTCAGCGGCATGCTGTCCCGGCTCCGCGACGCCGACAAGGAGCTCGCCGACCTGCGCGCCCAGCAGACGCTGGCCGCCGCCGGTGACCTGGCCGGGGCGGCGACCGACGTGGGCGGCGTCGCGGTGGTCACCGGGGCGCCGGCCGGCCTGTCCGGTGGCGACCTGCGCAGCCTCGCCCTGGACGTCCGGGGCCGCCTCGGGGAGAAGCCGGCCGCGGTCGTGCTCGCCTCCGCGGCCGACGGCAAGGTCGCCCTCATCGCCGCGGTGAACCCGGCCGCGCAGCAGCGCGGGCTCTCCGCCAACGACCTGCTCAAGGCGGCGGCCGGCCCGGTCGGCGGCCGTGGCGGCGGCAAGCCGGACGTCGCCCAGGGGGGCGGCACCGACCCCGCGGGCATCCCGGCGGCGCTCGCCGCCGTCCAGCAGGCGATCGGGGCGGCCGGCTCGTGA
- the ruvX gene encoding Holliday junction resolvase RuvX produces the protein MTEPDGSGAVWVPGRRLGIDVGTVRVGVALSDATGMLASPLETVRRAKDQRDLDHLAGLVVTHEVVEVVVGLPKHLSGASGSSARDASAYAQDLASRIGDVPVHLVDERLSTVTAATHLRARGIDSRRQRSVIDQAAAVVILQSHLDRRPRTGPDSGGRTS, from the coding sequence GTGACCGAGCCGGACGGGTCCGGCGCGGTCTGGGTCCCGGGTCGGCGGCTGGGCATCGACGTCGGCACGGTCCGGGTCGGCGTCGCCCTCTCCGACGCGACCGGCATGCTCGCCAGCCCGTTGGAGACCGTGCGCCGCGCCAAGGACCAGCGGGACCTGGACCACCTGGCTGGGCTGGTTGTGACACACGAGGTGGTCGAGGTGGTTGTGGGATTGCCAAAGCACCTCTCCGGTGCGTCAGGGTCCTCGGCAAGAGATGCCAGCGCATACGCTCAGGATCTGGCCAGCCGCATCGGGGACGTCCCCGTGCACCTCGTCGACGAAAGGCTCTCCACCGTGACCGCCGCCACTCACCTGCGTGCCCGGGGCATCGACAGCCGCCGGCAGCGGTCGGTGATCGACCAGGCCGCCGCGGTCGTCATCTTGCAGAGCCATCTCGACAGGCGACCTCGCACTGGCCCCGACTCCGGGGGGCGCACCTCGTGA
- the mltG gene encoding endolytic transglycosylase MltG: MTDPTTPRPRGRHSGLDAVEGSGRPAAELLAAWNGATTGLADDQDDRPAGRPGRRRHMAESDTGALPGSRVLRGGAAAAATPAGWARAAGTVPAARPAADVAPRTTELDVPPLAPGRVPSGRRVPAGRTPDDDRPQPRAGDPVEPALDDDRFTVGDTDPSWRAGRRLVPDVPPPAGGLGVLVGARPAAAATAPALNTGEIATEVHPVVRADGPAREQDADEFGADDDTAWTRDDALAWSEQEWRQGGDLDGDEGRTDHGSPDNVHHGGMESDDQHPDDVPHDGTGGLDVLGGGGSGGGGRGRRGGSSRGGGAPSGRRRPVTIVLSLLVLGGLVAGIVFGGQALWRTLNPASEDYTGAGTGAVEVRVNQGDSLRAIAGALESAGVIASTGPFLEAAEADSSATGIQPGVYAMREQMSGAAALDLMLHPETRMVTKVTLREGLTVTQTLAQLAEATGIPLAEWEAAAADPAALGLPAYAGGMLEGFLFPATYDVTPDDTPTSVLSAMITRADQVLTQLNVPAERRLEVVTKASLVQAEAGNVTDMGMVARVLENRLADGMALQLDTTVNYANGKSGITTTAEDRANPSPYNTYANPGLPPGAISNPGEDAIAAVLNPTPGDWRYFVVVDPDTGETRFAVTGQEHQQNVLLFQQWLRDNPGN; the protein is encoded by the coding sequence GTGACCGACCCGACGACGCCGCGCCCGCGCGGCCGACACTCCGGACTCGACGCGGTCGAGGGCTCCGGACGCCCCGCCGCCGAGCTGCTGGCCGCCTGGAACGGCGCCACGACGGGGCTGGCGGACGACCAGGACGACCGTCCCGCCGGCCGGCCCGGCCGTCGGCGGCACATGGCCGAGTCCGACACCGGCGCCCTGCCCGGCTCCCGGGTGCTGCGCGGCGGCGCCGCGGCTGCTGCGACGCCGGCCGGCTGGGCCCGCGCCGCCGGCACGGTGCCCGCCGCGCGGCCGGCCGCGGACGTCGCACCGCGCACCACCGAGCTCGACGTCCCACCGCTGGCACCGGGCCGTGTCCCGTCCGGCCGGCGGGTCCCGGCCGGGCGGACCCCCGACGACGACCGCCCGCAGCCGCGCGCCGGCGACCCGGTCGAGCCCGCACTCGACGACGACCGCTTCACCGTGGGCGACACCGACCCGAGCTGGCGCGCCGGGCGCCGGCTGGTGCCCGATGTGCCGCCGCCGGCCGGCGGCCTGGGCGTGCTCGTCGGTGCCCGGCCAGCGGCTGCGGCCACGGCGCCGGCGCTGAACACCGGCGAGATCGCCACCGAGGTCCACCCCGTGGTCCGGGCCGACGGTCCCGCCCGGGAGCAGGACGCCGACGAGTTCGGTGCCGACGACGACACCGCCTGGACCCGCGACGACGCCCTCGCGTGGTCGGAGCAGGAGTGGCGCCAGGGCGGTGACCTGGACGGGGACGAGGGCCGCACCGACCACGGATCCCCCGACAACGTGCACCATGGCGGCATGGAGTCCGACGACCAGCACCCCGACGACGTCCCGCACGACGGGACCGGTGGCCTGGACGTCCTGGGCGGCGGCGGCTCCGGTGGCGGCGGTCGCGGCCGTCGCGGCGGGTCCAGCCGTGGCGGAGGCGCACCGAGCGGCCGTCGCCGCCCGGTGACGATCGTGCTGTCGCTGCTGGTGCTCGGCGGGCTGGTCGCGGGCATCGTGTTCGGCGGGCAGGCGCTGTGGCGCACGCTCAACCCGGCGTCGGAGGACTACACCGGTGCCGGCACCGGCGCCGTCGAGGTGCGGGTGAACCAGGGCGACTCGTTGCGGGCGATCGCCGGTGCGCTGGAGTCCGCCGGCGTCATCGCCTCGACCGGTCCGTTCCTGGAGGCGGCCGAGGCCGACTCCTCGGCCACCGGCATCCAGCCCGGCGTCTACGCGATGCGGGAGCAGATGTCCGGCGCCGCGGCCCTGGACCTGATGCTGCACCCCGAGACCCGCATGGTCACCAAGGTCACCCTGCGCGAAGGCCTCACCGTCACCCAGACGCTGGCCCAGCTGGCCGAGGCGACCGGCATCCCGCTGGCCGAGTGGGAGGCGGCCGCGGCCGACCCGGCGGCGCTCGGTCTGCCGGCCTACGCCGGCGGCATGCTCGAGGGCTTCCTCTTCCCGGCGACCTACGACGTGACCCCCGACGACACCCCCACCTCGGTCCTCTCGGCGATGATCACGCGCGCCGACCAGGTGCTCACCCAGCTGAACGTGCCGGCCGAGCGGCGGCTGGAGGTCGTCACCAAGGCCAGCCTGGTGCAGGCCGAGGCCGGCAACGTCACCGACATGGGCATGGTGGCGCGGGTGCTGGAGAACCGGCTGGCCGACGGCATGGCGCTGCAGCTGGACACCACCGTCAACTACGCCAACGGCAAGAGCGGCATCACCACGACGGCGGAGGACCGGGCCAACCCGTCGCCGTACAACACCTACGCGAACCCGGGGCTGCCGCCGGGCGCGATCAGCAACCCTGGCGAGGACGCGATCGCCGCGGTGCTCAACCCGACCCCGGGCGACTGGCGCTACTTCGTGGTGGTCGACCCCGACACCGGGGAGACCCGCTTCGCGGTGACCGGCCAGGAGCACCAGCAGAACGTCCTGCTCTTCCAGCAGTGGCTGCGGGACAACCCGGGCAACTGA
- a CDS encoding shikimate dehydrogenase encodes MGGRAAVLGRPVSHSLSPLLHRAAYAALGLDGWTYDALDIGAEDLPVLLAGLGPEWRGFSVTMPCKQAAVEVADEVDQLPRLLHAANTLVRTDRGWRAENTDVQGVGMALQLGGVEQVDHAAVLGAGGTAAAAVTALASLGARRIDVVVREPARARDLLRVIDELGVTADVQRLDRTGTVAAPVVVSTVPVAGQSAVADLAWWRGQTVLDVLYAGWPTPLAQRVQEAGGATISGLEVLFWQATAQVELMTGLPAPIAAMRAALDA; translated from the coding sequence GTGGGCGGGCGTGCCGCCGTCCTCGGCCGGCCGGTCAGCCACTCCTTGTCCCCGCTGCTGCACCGGGCGGCCTACGCGGCGCTGGGCCTGGACGGCTGGACGTACGACGCGCTGGACATCGGCGCGGAGGACCTGCCGGTGCTGCTGGCCGGGTTGGGCCCCGAGTGGCGCGGCTTCTCGGTGACCATGCCGTGCAAGCAGGCGGCGGTCGAGGTCGCCGACGAGGTCGACCAGCTGCCCCGGCTGCTGCACGCGGCCAACACGCTGGTGCGCACCGACCGCGGCTGGCGGGCGGAGAACACCGACGTCCAGGGCGTCGGGATGGCCTTGCAGCTGGGCGGGGTCGAGCAGGTCGACCACGCCGCCGTGCTGGGCGCGGGCGGCACCGCGGCCGCCGCGGTCACCGCCCTGGCGTCGCTGGGCGCCCGGCGGATCGACGTCGTCGTCCGGGAGCCGGCCCGCGCCCGGGACCTGCTGCGGGTCATCGACGAGCTGGGCGTCACCGCCGACGTGCAGCGGCTGGACCGCACCGGCACCGTGGCAGCACCCGTCGTGGTGAGCACCGTGCCCGTGGCCGGGCAGTCGGCCGTGGCCGACCTGGCCTGGTGGCGCGGGCAGACGGTGCTCGACGTGCTCTACGCCGGCTGGCCCACCCCGCTGGCGCAGCGGGTGCAGGAGGCCGGCGGCGCCACGATCAGCGGCCTGGAGGTGCTGTTCTGGCAGGCCACCGCGCAGGTGGAGCTGATGACCGGGCTGCCCGCGCCGATCGCGGCGATGCGCGCCGCGCTGGACGCCTGA
- a CDS encoding prepilin peptidase, with amino-acid sequence MIAALAAAGALLGGLLGPRLAAATVRLARRDPTARPAPRRVVATCLVAAAAIAAAPVLAGLRPAAVALAWFGGAAVVLAGVDLASHRLPDRVTAPAALGVAAALTVDAAVTGTWPAVGRALLAAAVAWAVLTGVRLVDPRSFGGGDVKLLGLLGLLLGWAGWDVLLTGVFAGLLIGALGSLLLIATGRAQWRTAIAFGPPLLLGAYVALALAGPLPGA; translated from the coding sequence GTGATCGCCGCGTTGGCCGCCGCCGGCGCCCTGCTCGGTGGGCTGCTGGGCCCGCGGCTGGCCGCCGCGACGGTGCGGCTGGCCCGGCGTGACCCCACTGCCCGGCCGGCTCCCCGCCGCGTCGTCGCCACCTGCCTGGTCGCCGCGGCGGCGATCGCGGCCGCGCCCGTCCTCGCCGGCCTGCGGCCGGCCGCCGTCGCGCTGGCCTGGTTCGGCGGGGCCGCCGTCGTCCTGGCCGGGGTCGACCTGGCCAGCCACCGGCTGCCCGACCGGGTCACCGCGCCGGCGGCGCTCGGCGTCGCCGCCGCGCTCACGGTGGACGCCGCCGTCACCGGCACCTGGCCGGCCGTGGGCCGGGCCCTGCTCGCCGCCGCCGTGGCGTGGGCGGTGCTCACCGGGGTCCGGCTGGTCGACCCCCGGTCGTTCGGCGGCGGGGACGTCAAGCTGCTCGGGCTGCTCGGCCTGCTGCTGGGCTGGGCCGGGTGGGACGTGCTGCTCACCGGGGTGTTCGCCGGGCTGCTGATCGGCGCGCTCGGGTCGCTGCTGCTGATCGCCACCGGTCGCGCGCAGTGGCGGACGGCGATCGCGTTCGGCCCGCCGCTGCTGCTCGGCGCCTACGTCGCCCTCGCCCTGGCGGGACCGCTGCCGGGAGCCTGA
- the aroC gene encoding chorismate synthase → MLRWLTAGESHGQQLTAILEGLPAGVRVQTTDLDAQLARRRLGHGRSARMSFEEDVVTLTGGVRHGITQGGPIAVQIGNTEWPKWSTVMSADPVDPQVLEGQARNAPLTRPRPGHADLAGLQKYGFDDVRPVLERASARETAARVALGTVARQFLDQVLGVQVVSHVVGIGPVTVPSGVLPGPADNPRIDEDPVRCADPDTSGLMVAEVDDARKSGDTLGGVIEVVVHGLPPGLGSHVHWDRRLDSRLAGALMGVQSVKAVEVGDGLETARRRGSVAHDEIELVDSVDGGQSLSRRTDRAGGIEGGMTNGEVLRVRAAMKPISTVPRALDTVDVSTKEAAVAINQRSDACAVPRGSVVMEAMVALVLADAVLEKFGGDSVPETRRNVQGYLDALPIR, encoded by the coding sequence ATGTTGCGCTGGCTGACCGCCGGTGAGTCGCACGGCCAGCAGCTCACCGCCATCCTCGAAGGTCTCCCCGCGGGCGTGCGGGTGCAGACCACCGACCTCGACGCCCAGCTCGCCCGCCGCCGCCTGGGGCACGGCCGCAGCGCTCGGATGAGCTTCGAGGAGGACGTCGTCACCCTCACCGGCGGCGTCCGGCACGGGATCACCCAGGGCGGGCCGATCGCCGTCCAGATCGGCAACACCGAGTGGCCCAAGTGGTCCACCGTGATGTCCGCCGACCCGGTCGACCCGCAGGTGCTCGAGGGGCAGGCGCGCAACGCCCCGCTCACCCGGCCCCGCCCCGGCCACGCCGACCTCGCCGGGCTGCAGAAGTACGGCTTCGACGACGTGCGCCCCGTGCTGGAGCGCGCCAGCGCCCGGGAGACCGCGGCCCGGGTGGCGCTCGGCACCGTGGCCCGCCAGTTCCTCGACCAGGTGCTCGGCGTGCAGGTGGTCAGCCACGTCGTCGGCATCGGTCCGGTCACCGTGCCGTCCGGCGTCCTCCCCGGTCCCGCGGACAACCCCCGGATCGACGAGGACCCGGTCCGCTGCGCCGACCCGGACACCAGCGGCCTGATGGTCGCCGAGGTCGACGACGCCCGGAAGTCCGGCGACACCCTCGGCGGCGTGATCGAGGTGGTCGTGCACGGCCTGCCGCCGGGTCTGGGCAGCCACGTGCACTGGGACCGCCGGCTGGACTCCCGGCTGGCCGGAGCGCTGATGGGCGTCCAGTCGGTGAAGGCCGTGGAGGTCGGTGACGGTCTGGAGACCGCCCGCCGCCGCGGCTCGGTCGCCCACGACGAGATCGAGCTGGTCGACTCCGTGGACGGGGGGCAGAGCCTGTCGCGGCGCACCGACCGCGCCGGCGGCATCGAGGGCGGCATGACCAACGGCGAGGTGCTCCGGGTGCGGGCGGCCATGAAGCCGATCAGTACCGTGCCCCGCGCCCTGGACACCGTCGACGTCAGCACGAAGGAGGCGGCGGTCGCGATCAACCAGCGCTCCGACGCCTGCGCCGTGCCGCGCGGCAGCGTGGTGATGGAGGCGATGGTCGCCCTGGTCCTCGCCGACGCCGTGCTGGAGAAGTTCGGCGGCGACTCGGTGCCCGAGACCCGGCGCAACGTGCAGGGCTACCTCGACGCGCTGCCGATCCGGTGA
- a CDS encoding shikimate kinase: MTSATGPRLVLVGPPASGKTTVGTAVAAALGASFRDTDADVEAETGSTIADLFVQQGEPHFRALEERAVARALAEHPGVLALGGGAVTSEASRALLVAHGRAGGAVVWLDVDVPSAARRVGLSRDRPLLAVNPRAMLRTMLEARAPLYAEVATATVSTSDREVDAVVAEVLASVREVRR, translated from the coding sequence GTGACGTCCGCGACCGGTCCGCGGCTGGTGCTCGTCGGCCCGCCGGCATCGGGCAAGACCACGGTCGGCACCGCGGTGGCCGCCGCGCTCGGCGCGTCGTTCCGGGACACCGACGCCGACGTCGAGGCGGAGACCGGCAGCACGATCGCCGACCTGTTCGTCCAGCAGGGGGAGCCGCACTTCCGCGCGCTGGAGGAGCGGGCGGTCGCCCGGGCGCTCGCCGAGCACCCCGGCGTGCTCGCCCTCGGCGGGGGCGCGGTGACCAGCGAGGCCAGCCGTGCCCTGCTGGTCGCGCACGGCCGGGCCGGTGGCGCGGTCGTCTGGCTGGACGTCGACGTGCCGTCCGCGGCCCGCCGGGTGGGGCTGTCCCGGGACCGGCCGCTGCTGGCGGTCAACCCGCGCGCCATGCTCCGCACCATGCTCGAGGCCCGCGCTCCGCTCTACGCCGAGGTCGCCACCGCGACCGTCTCCACCAGTGACCGGGAGGTCGACGCCGTCGTGGCCGAGGTGCTCGCCAGCGTCCGTGAGGTGCGCCGGTGA
- the aroB gene encoding 3-dehydroquinate synthase: MTAHRITVAGDRPYDVVIGPGVQAELGLLLAGTPRAVVVHSRALAAAAGAAVETLQEAGVAAEAVAVPDGEAAKTAEVAAGAWEEFGQLGLTRSDAVVGVGGGAVTDLAGFLAATWLRGVRVVQVPTSLLGMVDAAVGGKTGINTRAGKNLVGAFHPPAGVLADTDALAGLPEAEFCAGLAEVVKCGFIADGRVLELLAADPSGRADTTELIARAVQVKADAVAEDLYDTGRREFLNYGHTLAHAIERVEDFTWRHGEAVAVGLVFAAELAGQAGLLAAADVARHRDLIAAMGLPTTYRGDWEQLQAVMRVDKKARGASLRFVVLDGLGNPSILTDPDQAWLDAAWAAVNDQSTHPATPTETA, encoded by the coding sequence GTGACCGCGCACCGGATCACCGTGGCCGGCGACCGGCCCTACGACGTCGTGATCGGCCCCGGCGTGCAGGCCGAGCTCGGCCTGCTGCTGGCGGGCACGCCCCGCGCGGTCGTCGTGCACAGCCGTGCGCTGGCCGCCGCGGCCGGGGCCGCGGTCGAGACGCTGCAGGAGGCCGGGGTCGCCGCCGAGGCGGTCGCCGTCCCCGACGGCGAGGCGGCCAAGACCGCCGAGGTCGCGGCCGGCGCCTGGGAGGAGTTCGGCCAGCTCGGGCTCACCCGCTCCGACGCGGTCGTCGGCGTCGGCGGGGGCGCGGTCACCGACCTCGCCGGGTTCCTCGCCGCCACCTGGCTGCGTGGCGTGCGGGTGGTGCAGGTGCCGACGAGCCTGCTGGGCATGGTCGACGCCGCGGTCGGCGGCAAGACCGGCATCAACACCCGGGCCGGCAAGAACCTGGTCGGCGCCTTCCACCCGCCGGCCGGGGTGCTCGCCGACACCGACGCACTGGCGGGCCTGCCCGAGGCGGAGTTCTGCGCGGGGCTCGCCGAGGTGGTCAAGTGCGGGTTCATCGCCGACGGGCGGGTGCTCGAGCTGCTGGCGGCCGACCCCAGCGGCCGGGCCGACACCACCGAGCTGATCGCCCGGGCCGTGCAGGTGAAGGCCGACGCGGTGGCCGAGGACCTCTACGACACCGGCCGCCGCGAGTTCCTCAACTACGGGCACACCCTGGCCCACGCCATCGAGCGGGTGGAGGACTTCACCTGGCGGCACGGTGAGGCGGTCGCCGTCGGCCTGGTGTTCGCCGCCGAGCTCGCCGGCCAGGCCGGGCTGCTCGCCGCGGCCGACGTCGCCCGGCACCGCGACCTGATCGCCGCCATGGGGTTGCCCACCACCTACCGGGGCGACTGGGAGCAGTTGCAGGCGGTGATGCGGGTGGACAAGAAGGCCCGTGGCGCCTCGCTGCGCTTCGTCGTCCTCGACGGCCTGGGCAACCCGAGCATCCTGACCGACCCCGACCAGGCCTGGCTCGACGCCGCCTGGGCCGCAGTGAACGATCAGTCCACCCACCCCGCCACCCCGACGGAGACAGCATGA
- the aroQ gene encoding type II 3-dehydroquinate dehydratase has translation MTIQVLNGANLGRLGTREPEVYGTTTYAELVQLIEAVAAELGLDVVVRQTDSEAELLGWVHAATDAGDPIVVNPGGWSHTSVVLHDALAAVAAPVVEVHISNIHRREQFRHHSYVSRVADGVIAGLGVQGYELALRYLLAQGAR, from the coding sequence ATGACCATCCAGGTGCTCAACGGGGCCAACCTCGGCCGGCTCGGCACCCGCGAGCCCGAGGTCTACGGCACGACCACCTACGCCGAGCTGGTGCAGCTGATCGAGGCCGTGGCCGCCGAGCTGGGCCTGGACGTCGTCGTCCGGCAGACCGACTCCGAGGCCGAGCTGCTCGGCTGGGTGCACGCGGCCACCGACGCCGGGGACCCGATCGTGGTCAACCCCGGCGGCTGGTCGCACACCTCCGTGGTGCTGCACGACGCGCTGGCCGCGGTCGCCGCGCCGGTCGTCGAGGTGCACATCAGCAACATCCACCGGCGCGAGCAGTTCCGGCACCACTCCTACGTCTCCCGCGTCGCCGACGGCGTCATCGCCGGCCTGGGCGTGCAGGGCTACGAGCTGGCACTGCGGTACCTCCTCGCCCAGGGTGCGCGATGA